In the genome of Candidatus Nezhaarchaeota archaeon, the window AAGGTACTTTACAGTAATAAGCATTAGCGCACCCTTATGGCCAAGGGCCTCTTCGCCTTGACCCCGGCGCAGCTAGTACATAGGCTTCTGACAAGGTCGTAGTCGTCGCGGCAGACGACCCTACCGCACAGCCTACACTTGTAGACCCTAACGCCAGTGGTAGAGAGCTCGATTCGCCTACCGCAAATCTTACAGTAAGGCATGCCTCTACCTCTTCATTGAGGCCTGGGGGCCTTTATTTTTATTGCTGCCAGCCCCCGCTTCTCTAAGTCGTCAGCTACGTCAGGTAGGCCTAGCTCAACCAGCGTCTCTCTGTAAGGCAGGCCGGTCTCACGCTCCCAGCCGCGTAGGTCGTAGTACTCATTAAGCATTTCGTCCAGCTCCTTCTTCCCGAACACCGCCCCCTTGAAGGGGCCAGTAGGTACCGGCTGAGTCAAGAAGCGCTTAGGCAGCGTGTCGTGCTCACGGCGCACACCGAGCCTCACGTTAATAGCCCTCTCTAGGTTAACTATGCGCTGCCCAGCCTTCATTAGGCTGTCGTAGGTAAAACTAAGCCCAGTGGCCGCTGACAGCCACTCGTGGTACTTAATGGAGTAAACAGGCCCCTTTCGCTTTAGGTGCTTAGCCAAGAGCTCTGGGATAGGGTACTCGGCGTAGAACGAGGCGTGCATGAATCTACAGGTTCCCATGGAGTCAGTGACGGCGGCCATGTTCTCGTGGAAGAAGACAAGCCTCACCTTGCCTCCATACTTGCTCAGCTCCCCAGCCTCGCTTGCTCCAAATAGCTCTTCAGCCACGCCCGGCGGGTACTTAAGCATCTCAAAGACAGGGTGTGCTCTTAAGTGGTCTGAGCCTCGACTAGCAACAGCGAAGCCAAAGCCAAAGCCCTTAGCCACCCTAGGGTCTGTGCCTATTGTCCCGAGGCCCTTAATCGTAGTTACGTAGTTCTCAGCCCCCCTCCCGATACGCTTGGCAGCGAGCTCCTCGCCAAGCCCCCCGACCTCGCCAAGCCACCCCTTGCGCATAGCTATGCGGTGGATCATCTCTATCATGGCGTCGGCGTTGCCAAAGTGTAGGTCTAAGCCCTCCAGCTCCTCGTGGCTTAGGACCCCCTCTTCGTGGAGCTCCATGAGCAGCGCTATGGTGTTGCCGCAGGTAATGCAGTCCACTCCGTAGTCGTTAGCTAGCATGTAGGCGTGGAAGACTGCCTCTAAGTCTCCGACGCCGCACTTAGGGCCAAAGGCAGCCGCCCCCTCAAACTCTATGTTTCCCTTAGTGCCTGCATACTTCCCTGAGGTAATCCTCCCGAACCTCTTACACCTATTGGGGCAAGACAGGCAGGCCCTCCCAGCGGGTATCGGGGCCGGCCTAGTTGAAAACCTGTCTCTAAAGGCCTCGCCGCTAACTTCATCAGCCAGCTCAAACACCGTCTCCCTGAAGTTACGAGTGGGCAGCCAGCCTTGAGCGTTGCCCAGCCCCATCACTACGAGCGTCCCCTGAGAAGCATGCTCCTGGGTCTGGAAGCCGGGGTCGCTGAGGACGGCCTGCCACGCCTCGCGCACAACTTCAGCGTAGCGCTTAGGGTCAGCGACCGTGAGGCCTCCAGAGCCTGTAACAGCTATGGCCTTCAGGTTCTTCGAGGCCATCACGGTCCCCATCCCAGCCCTGCCAGCAGCATCCCAGTAGTCGAAGATCACTGAGCCGTAGAGAACACCGTTCTCAGCGGCCTGGCCTATCGTAGCCACCTTAGTGTCGTACCCTCTATGGTCCCGCTGAAGGATACTAGTGGTCTCGTACGTCCCCTTGCCCCAAAGGTGGCTGGCGTCTCTCACCTCTACGAGGTCGTCCTCTATGTATATGTACACCGGCTTAGAGGCCTTCCCAGTGATTATGACGCCGTCGTAGCCAGCGTACTTAAGCTCGGCGCCCCAATGCGCACCAGCATTAGAGTTCCCGTATATTCCCGTGAGCGGAGACTTAGCGGCCACGTTCACTCTACCGGTCGTTGGGCCTAGCAGCCCCGTGATGGGGCCTGTTGATAAGCAGAGCACATTATCTACGCTAAGCGGATCCACCTCAGGAGGGACGTGGTCGAAGATCACTTTAGCGTCCCTGCCCCGCCCACCTATAAAGAGCTCGCAGGCCTCCTTCGACAGCGGCAGCTTCTTAATTAAGACCTTAGTTAAGTCGATGTGCAGGAGCTGGCCCGCGTACCCCCCTAGCTTAGCCACTACCCTCACCCCTTGCCTGGCTTCACGAATCTAGCAGCCTCTAGCATCGCCTTAGCCACCTCGCCCGCGAGCTTAGACCTCCTCTCACGCCGAACTTCCTCGTCCTCCACGTAGTCGATGGCCTTAGTGAAGCACCACTTCACGCACTCAGGGTCTCCGCCGCACAGGTCGCACTTGTAGCAAAAGCCTTTCTCAGGGTCGTGGTTAATGGCGCCGAAGGGGCAGATAAGCATGCACGACCTACAGCCTATGCAGGCGTCCACGTTAATCACCACGGCCCCTGTCTCCTTGTCCCTGTAGATAGCTAGCGGCGAGGGGCATACGAGCATGCATGGCGCATTATCGCACTGAAGACACCCTATCGGCACGTCCACCCCCTCCTCATCGATCCTCACCACCCTTATCCTAGACCTAGACGGGGAGAAGACTCCGTCGTTGAAGAAGCTACAAGCTAGTTCGCAAGCCCTACAGCCCGTGCACTTCTCAGGGTAGAATACTAGTTTCTTCAAGCTGCGCACCTTACATATAAAGCTTGATGAGCTAGCTATATATAGCTTAATTAAGCTTCAAAGTTTTAAGAAGTAGGAGGCCTTTGTCAAGTATTTAGCAAAAAGGTTTTAAGAGAAGGTTAGGCTTCCTATACAGCCGCTTTGACTTCTAAGCGCCTAGCCCTCCTAGCTATGGTTAGCAGGCAGAGGCTCGGGCAGCTATGGCTATCCTTCCCTCAGCTAGCTGTGCTGAGCTTCCGTAAGCTAGCTTTACTCGCGGACCACTTTAAGTCCTTGGTCGCCACCATCGCGAAGACGGGGCTGTCAGTACCGCTGTCCTCCATGACCCTGAAGAGGAGGCGCGATCTAGGCCTACCTGAGCTTACTTTTAGCGCTGAGGAGGCTAGGAGGCTGCTGGAGAGGCTTAAGGTAATGAGGGCGGTCGAGGGGTCTAGGTGAAAGGCTACGCTCTCTTCGCCGGCTGCTTAATCTACGCGAGGGTGCCTCACGTAGAGGCTGTGTCAGTTAAAGTGCTCTCTAGGCTAGGCGTTAATGTCGAGAGGCTGAGCGGCTTCACGTGCTGCCCTGAGCCGATGGTGATGAAGATGTTCGGACAAAGAGCTTGGTACACCCTCGCGGCTAGAAACCTCGCGGTGGCTGAAGAGGCTGGGCTCGATATCCTTACGCTATGCAACGGCTGCAACTACACTTTGCTT includes:
- a CDS encoding 4Fe-4S dicluster domain-containing protein, whose translation is MKKLVFYPEKCTGCRACELACSFFNDGVFSPSRSRIRVVRIDEEGVDVPIGCLQCDNAPCMLVCPSPLAIYRDKETGAVVINVDACIGCRSCMLICPFGAINHDPEKGFCYKCDLCGGDPECVKWCFTKAIDYVEDEEVRRERRSKLAGEVAKAMLEAARFVKPGKG
- a CDS encoding aldehyde ferredoxin oxidoreductase family protein — protein: MAKLGGYAGQLLHIDLTKVLIKKLPLSKEACELFIGGRGRDAKVIFDHVPPEVDPLSVDNVLCLSTGPITGLLGPTTGRVNVAAKSPLTGIYGNSNAGAHWGAELKYAGYDGVIITGKASKPVYIYIEDDLVEVRDASHLWGKGTYETTSILQRDHRGYDTKVATIGQAAENGVLYGSVIFDYWDAAGRAGMGTVMASKNLKAIAVTGSGGLTVADPKRYAEVVREAWQAVLSDPGFQTQEHASQGTLVVMGLGNAQGWLPTRNFRETVFELADEVSGEAFRDRFSTRPAPIPAGRACLSCPNRCKRFGRITSGKYAGTKGNIEFEGAAAFGPKCGVGDLEAVFHAYMLANDYGVDCITCGNTIALLMELHEEGVLSHEELEGLDLHFGNADAMIEMIHRIAMRKGWLGEVGGLGEELAAKRIGRGAENYVTTIKGLGTIGTDPRVAKGFGFGFAVASRGSDHLRAHPVFEMLKYPPGVAEELFGASEAGELSKYGGKVRLVFFHENMAAVTDSMGTCRFMHASFYAEYPIPELLAKHLKRKGPVYSIKYHEWLSAATGLSFTYDSLMKAGQRIVNLERAINVRLGVRREHDTLPKRFLTQPVPTGPFKGAVFGKKELDEMLNEYYDLRGWERETGLPYRETLVELGLPDVADDLEKRGLAAIKIKAPRPQ